One part of the Neoarius graeffei isolate fNeoGra1 chromosome 2, fNeoGra1.pri, whole genome shotgun sequence genome encodes these proteins:
- the cops2 gene encoding COP9 signalosome complex subunit 2, with product MSDMEDDFMCDDEEDYDLEYSEDSNSEPNVDLENQYYNSKALKEDDPKAALSSFQKVLELEGEKGEWGFKALKQMIKINFKLTNFPEMMNRYKQLLTYIRSAVTRNYSEKSINSILDYISTSKQMDLLQEFYETTLEALKDAKNDRLWFKTNTKLGKLYLEREEYGKLQKILRQLHQSCQTDDGEDDLKKGTQLLEIYALEIQMYTAQKNNKKLKALYEQSLHIKSAIPHPLIMGVIRECGGKMHLREGEFEKAHTDFFEAFKNYDESGSPRRTTCLKYLVLANMLMKSGINPFDSQEAKPYKNDPEILAMTNLVSAYQNNDITEFEKILKTNHSNIMDDPFIREHIEELLRNIRTQVLIKLIKPYTRIHIPFISKELNIDVVDVESLLVQCILDNTINGRIDQVNQLLELDHQKRGGARYTALDKWTNQLNSLNQAIVSKLA from the exons ATGTCTGACATGGAAGATGATTTCATGTGCGATGATGAAGAAGATTATGATCTG GAGTACTCAGAGGACAGCAACTCTGAGCCAAATGTTGACTTGGAGAATCAGTACTACAATTCTAAAGCTCTAAAAGAAgacgatcccaaagctgctttgagCAGCTTTCAGAAG GTGCTGGAGCTTGAGGGTGAAAAAGGAGAATGGGGTTTCAAAGCGCTAAAACAGATGATTAAAATCAATTTTAAGTTG ACTAACTTTCCGGAAATGATGAACCGATACAAACAGCTCTTAACCTATATACGAAGTGCTGTCACAAGGAACTACTCTGAGAAATCAATCAACTCTATTCTAGATTACATTTCAACCTCCAAACAG ATGGACTTGCTTCAAGAATTTTACGAGACGACACTAGAAGCATTAAAGGATGCCAAAAATGACAGACTGTGGTTTAAAACCAATACAAAG ttaggcaagttgtatttggaGAGAGAAGAGtatggaaaacttcagaaaattcTCAGGCAGTTGCACCAGTCATGTCAG ACGGATGATGGTGAAGATGATCTGAAAAAAGGCACGCAGTTGCTGGAGATTTACGCTTTGGAAATTCAAATGTACACAGCCCAGAAAAACAACAAGAAGCTGAAAGCTCTCTATGAGCAGTCTTTACACATCAAGTCAGCAATCCCACATCCACTCATCATGGGAGTCATCCGAG AATGTGGTGGAAAAATGCACTTAAGGGAGGGAGAGTTTGAGAAAGCGCATACAGACTTTTTTGAAGCATTCAAAAATTACGATGAATCCGGAAGCCCCAGACGAACTACTTGTTTAAAGTACTTGGTCTTGGCTAACATGCTGATGAAGTCAGGAATAAACCCATTTGATTCTCAAGAG GCAAAACCCTACAAGAATGATCCAGAAATTCTAGCAATGACGAACTTGGTAAG tgCCTACCAGAACAATGACATCACAGAGTTTGAGAAGATTTTGAAGACGAATCACAGTAACATAATGGATGACCCGTTTATCAGAGAACATATTGAAG AGCTGTTACGGAACATAAGAACACAAGTGCTCATCAAATTAATTAAACCTTACACTAGGATACACATACCTTTCATTTCAAAG GAATTGAACATTGATGTTGTGGATGTGGAAAGCTTGCTTGTGCAGTGTATATTAGACAA CACAATCAATGGCCGCATTGACCAGGTCAACCAGCTGTTGGAACTTGATCACCAGAAGAGAGGTGGTGCTCGATATACAGCTCTAGACAAATGGACCAATCAGCTGAATTCACTCAACCAGGCCATTGTCAGTAAACTGGCTTGA